From a single Oreochromis niloticus isolate F11D_XX linkage group LG4, O_niloticus_UMD_NMBU, whole genome shotgun sequence genomic region:
- the LOC102083068 gene encoding zinc finger protein 525 isoform X2, whose protein sequence is MSSSHTEQEDKDSPTPQCSQLAEDAHLTSADLHEHYSCDQCDKKFHAQGHLRRHQRIHTGEKPFSCDQCGKSFSQNPHLKRHRLSHSGVKPHRCRQCGRTFSLMDNLRTHQLLHRGVKPYACSQCGKAFNQMTHLQTHKMVHSGDKPHMCEECGKTFIQPGNLKRHKLVHSGVKAHKCDLCGRAFALKATLVSHKLMPHVSNPVTFLDKPPATNPRNTPTDTDV, encoded by the exons ATGTCTTCTTCACACACG GAACAAGAAGACAAAGACAGCCCAACGCCTCAGTGCTCTCAGTTGGCTGAAGATGCTCACTTAACAAGTGCAGACTTACATGAGCACTACAGTTGTGATCAGTGTGACAAGAAGTTTCATGCCCAGGGTCACCTCAGAAGACACCAGCGCATCCACACTGGGGAAAAACCCTTCAGTTGTGACCAGTGTGGGAAGAGTTTTAGTCAGAACCCCCACTTAAAAAGACATCGCCTCAGCCACAGCGGCGTCAAACCACACAGATGCCGCCAGTGTGGAAGGACATTCAGTTTGATGGACAACTTGAGAACTCATCAGCTCCTACACAGAGGAGTCAAACCATATGCATGTAGCCAGTGTGGGAAGGCTTTTAATCAGATGACCCACTTACAAACCCATAAGATGGTCCACAGCGGAGATAAACCACACATGTGTGAGGAGTGCGGAAAGACTTTTATTCAGCCGGGCAACTTAAAAAGACATAAACTggtccacagtggagttaaagcgcaCAAGTGTGACCTGTGCGGGAGGGCTTTTGCTTTGAAGGCGACTTTGGTGTCACACAAGCTGATGCCGCATGTGAGTAATCCTGTGACCTTTCTGGACAAACCTCCAGCCACTAACCCCAGAAACACACCAACAGACACTGATGTGTGA
- the LOC102083068 gene encoding zinc finger protein 525 isoform X1: MGIIQQTEVSYPSTEQEDKDSPTPQCSQLAEDAHLTSADLHEHYSCDQCDKKFHAQGHLRRHQRIHTGEKPFSCDQCGKSFSQNPHLKRHRLSHSGVKPHRCRQCGRTFSLMDNLRTHQLLHRGVKPYACSQCGKAFNQMTHLQTHKMVHSGDKPHMCEECGKTFIQPGNLKRHKLVHSGVKAHKCDLCGRAFALKATLVSHKLMPHVSNPVTFLDKPPATNPRNTPTDTDV, encoded by the exons ATGGGCATCATCCAACAAACAGAAGTTTCTTACCCAAGCACG GAACAAGAAGACAAAGACAGCCCAACGCCTCAGTGCTCTCAGTTGGCTGAAGATGCTCACTTAACAAGTGCAGACTTACATGAGCACTACAGTTGTGATCAGTGTGACAAGAAGTTTCATGCCCAGGGTCACCTCAGAAGACACCAGCGCATCCACACTGGGGAAAAACCCTTCAGTTGTGACCAGTGTGGGAAGAGTTTTAGTCAGAACCCCCACTTAAAAAGACATCGCCTCAGCCACAGCGGCGTCAAACCACACAGATGCCGCCAGTGTGGAAGGACATTCAGTTTGATGGACAACTTGAGAACTCATCAGCTCCTACACAGAGGAGTCAAACCATATGCATGTAGCCAGTGTGGGAAGGCTTTTAATCAGATGACCCACTTACAAACCCATAAGATGGTCCACAGCGGAGATAAACCACACATGTGTGAGGAGTGCGGAAAGACTTTTATTCAGCCGGGCAACTTAAAAAGACATAAACTggtccacagtggagttaaagcgcaCAAGTGTGACCTGTGCGGGAGGGCTTTTGCTTTGAAGGCGACTTTGGTGTCACACAAGCTGATGCCGCATGTGAGTAATCCTGTGACCTTTCTGGACAAACCTCCAGCCACTAACCCCAGAAACACACCAACAGACACTGATGTGTGA